The Salvia miltiorrhiza cultivar Shanhuang (shh) chromosome 1, IMPLAD_Smil_shh, whole genome shotgun sequence genome has a window encoding:
- the LOC131013436 gene encoding uncharacterized protein LOC131013436, with amino-acid sequence MAQNASSPLPPLKCEAKPQNPVFGPHDKKEFLLKSHRMSLVELLVRLQGSAGVFLDVKVWEEIEARKIESSRSGITQVIGVDSWCIYPVLSAAVFVCLMALQREGGFVVRPPLLDGSNYIYWKMRMTSFIRAVDENAWTAVEEGWTAPCDEEGKPKPRIKWTFNELAASNANQKALNSIQNAVTMEVFALISMCANAKEAWDVLMSTYEGNSKVKKQRLQQLATKFEELRMDENEDISTFHGKLLALANESFSLGERIPEEKLVRKVMRALPERFDYKLTAIDEARDVSDMKLEELIGSLRTFEMNLRPERTEKKKSIAFVADSGNSKKGSTKYDSDDLIESLALFTKKFGKAFNKFKKRNDGGRGFQNAKSFQLSQGKKDQGSASRSGIQCHECHGYGHIQAECANTLKKQKKYNKSYNASLSDDETDDSGSESEDEPIALISSADHTKEEEIIDDPLKIGVDSDSEEKVVAFTAKLEEVAPSTSSDDVTVEETESDNEDIDESFLTENYELMYKKCVAVLELNKSLSTQLTNVSKERDELVDLCEKQKAELVALRQTMKSKIDELEHHQKLVKMMNTGTEKLDEILENSQSSGNKAGLGFQGKGWIPKDDGGKAKATPPNAVDQPPKPPVLRPAAYKNAHSKKNYNRAFVPTCHYCGRRGHIRPRCRFLLRDIQNMRNSQNYRPRMNRGYVVHNSLWSGFHRSWYLDSGCSKHMTGDEKHLEDIHTIVEERVTFGDGVQAKVVGTGTLNVPGMPKLKNVMLVEGLKANLISISQLCDEQMTVIFDKDKCIVKDGDEEYISGKRSSDNCYIVSPDNSCIQVLGDDTDTWHQKLGHTSLRNMKKLVKTDAIRCLPKLVINTKHIEIHHHFIRELVEEKTLNLEFLPTERQIADILTKPLDAERFEKLRGELGLFYCSRKTALEALLFYLKHGPAGAIASKASELPDEGSEDEVSDDKKEFLLKSHRMSLVELLVRLQGSAGVFLDVGLNVD; translated from the exons ATGGCCCAGAATGCTTCTTCACCGCTTCCGCCATTGAAATGCGAAGCCAAGCCCCAAAACCCCGTGTTTGGTCCTCACG ATAAAAAGGAGTTTCTGCTGAAGTCTCACAGAATGTCTCTTGTTGAGTTGCTTGTTCGGTTGCAAGGTTCTGCTG GAGTGTTTCTTGAT GTGAAGGTTTGGGAAGAAATAGAGGCTAGGAAGATCGAGTCttcgcgt AGCGGGATCACCCAAGTTATCGGTGTTGATTCCTGGTGTATCTATCCTGTTCTTTCCGCTGCTGTGTTCGTGTGTTTAATGGCGCTGCAAAGAGAAGGTGGGTTTGTTGTGAGACCACCCCTACTTGATGGAAGCAATTATATCTACTGGAAAATGCGAATGACTTCCTTCATTCGTGCGGTTGATGAGAATGCCTGGACCGCTGTGGAAGAAGGGTGGACTGCTCCTTGTGATGAGGAAGGGAAACCCAAGCCAAGGATCAAGTGGACGTTCAATGAATTGGCTGCTTCTAATGCCAATCAAAAAGCTCTGAATTCTATCCAGAATGCTGTAACTATGGAGGTGTTTGCTCTTATATCAATGTGTGCTAACGCAAAAGAGGCGTGGGATGTTTTAATGAGTACTTATGAGGGGAATTCTAAAGTTAAAAAACAGCGTCTCCAACAACTTGCTACGAAGTTTGAAGAACTGAGGATGGACGAGAATGAGGATATTAGCACCTTTCATGGCAAACTACTTGCTCTTGCTAATGAAAGTTTCTCTCTTGGAGAAAGAATTCCTGAGGAAAAGCTTGTGCGAAAGGTGATGCGTGCTCTACCTGAAAGATTTGACTACAAACTCACTGCCATAGATGAAGCAAGAGACGTCAGTGATATGAAGCTTGAAGAACTCATAGGTTCTTTAAGAACGTTCGAAATGAATCTTCGGCCAGAGAGAActgagaagaagaagagtatTGCGTTTGTCGCTGATTCCGGAAACAGCAAGAAGGGCTCTACCAAATATGATTCTGATGATTTAATTGAATCTCTTGCTCTTTTTACCAAAAAATTTGGTAAAGCTTTCAATAAGTTCAAAAAGAGAAATGATGGAGGTAGAGGTTTTCAGAATGCAAAAAGCTTTCAACTATCTCAAGGGAAGAAGGATCAAGGGTCTGCTTCAAGATCTGGAATTCAATGCCATGAATGTCATGGTTATGGTCACATTCAAGCTGAATGTGCGAACACTCTGAAGAAGCAGAAAAAGTATAACAAATCATACAATGCTTCCTTAAGTGATGATGAAACGGATGACAGTGGAAGTGAGTCTGAAGATGAACCAATTGCACTTATAAGTTCTGCTGATCATACAAAGGAAGAGGAAATCATCGATGATCCCCTGAAAATTGGAGTAGATTCTGACTCTGAAGAAAAAGTTGTCGCCTTTACTGCAAAATTGGAGGAAGTCGCTCCAAGTACCTCTTCAGATGATGTTACTGTGGAAGAGACTGAAAGTGATAATGAGGATATTGATGAGAGCTTCTTGACAGAGAATTATGAACTGATGTACAAGAAGTGTGTAGCTGTGCTTGAGCTGAATAAATCTCTTTCCACTCAACTTACCAATGTCTCGAAGGAACGTGATGAACTTGTGGATCTCTGTGAAAAACAAAAGGCTGAACTGGTGGCTCTTCGACAGACTATGAAATCTAAGATTGATGAACTGGAGCATCATCAAAAACTTGTTAAAATGATGAATACCGGGACTGAAAAGTTGGACGAAATTCTGGAAAATAGTCAAAGCTCTGGAAATAAAGCTGGATTAGGCTTTCAAGGAAAAGGATGGATTCCCAAAGATGATGGAGGAAAAGCTAAAGCCACGCCCCCCAACGCAGTTGATCAGCCGCCTAAACCACCTGTGCTTCGACCAGCTGCTTATAAAAATGCTCATTCGAAGAAAAACTACAATAGAGCTTTCGTTCCAACTTGTCACTACTGTGGAAGGAGAGGTCATATCAGACCTAGATGTCGATTTCTTCTACGCGACATCCAAAATATGAGAAATTCCCAAAATTATCGGCCAAGGATGAACAGAGGATATGTTGTTCACAACTCTCTTTGGTCTGGCTTTCATCGGTCATGGTATTTAGATAGTGGTTGCTCTAAGCATATGACTGGAGATGAGAAGCATCTGGAGGATATTCATACAATTGTTGAAGAAAGAGTAACTTTTGGTGATGGTGTCCAGGCAAAGGTCGTAGGAACAGGTACTTTGAATGTTCCAGGTATGCCTAAACTAAAAAATGTCATGCTAGTTGAAGGTTTGAAGGCCAATCTGATCAGTATCAGTCAGCTCTGCGATGAACAAATGACGGTCATTTTCGACAAAGATAAGTGCATTGTTAAAGATGGAGATGAGGAGTATATCTCGGGCAAGCGATCAAGTGATAATTGCTACATTGTATCTCCTGATAATTCATGTATTCAGGTTCTTGGAGATGATACTGATACATGGCATCAAAAACTTGGACATACCAGCCTGAGAAACATGAAAAAGCTCGTGAAGACAGATGCTATCAGATGTCTTCCCAAGCTGGTGATTAATACTAAACACATCGAGATTCACCATCATTTTATTAGAGAATTGGTAGAGGAGAAAACTCTCAATTTGGAGTTCTTGCCTACTGAAAGACAGATAGCGGATATTTTGACGAAGCCATTGGATGCCGAAAGATTTGAGAAGTTACGTGGAGAGCTGGGGCTCT TCTACTGCTCACGCAAGACAGCCCTTGAAGCTCTGTTATTTTATCTGAAGCATGGTCCTGCTGGTGCAATAGCTTCTAAAGCAAGTGAGCTACCTGATGAAGGTTCTGAGGATGAAGTTTCTGATG ATAAAAAGGAGTTTCTGCTGAAGTCTCACAGAATGTCTCTTGTTGAGTTGCTTGTTCGGTTGCAAGGTTCTGCTG
- the LOC131013437 gene encoding receptor-like protein 7 — MLPKLFFVISTLISSFIFTTHSYNTQCLHHHKILLLQLKDELSFNSSRSTKLVRWNQSDECCKWPGVDCDAAGYIVSLQLDNESIISGGIADSSSLFRLVHLQKLNLAHNYFHYTPIPKGIHNLTYLTHLNLSHAGFGGQVPAEISSLRRLVSLDISYNDISVKLEMLVQNLTGLRELYLDGANVTSSHERRKWSHIISSYLPNLTALSLTSCGLSGPLDKSFGQLHSLSILRLDFNHLGTELPDLFANFPSLTTLSLFNCRLKGSIPPTFANLTNLIDLELSYNSLTGSLSSMLFEGLSNLVYLDLSSNSLSGNIPHSLFALPSLLELRLNFNEFNGTLQLDKCQNLANLTRLDLSHNRLSVDVGNLNSTSYGSLQLKVLRLASCNLSHFPNFIKHLDMEIVDLSYNRIGGEIPSWIWGIQLGDLDLSFNLLTDLQKPYHIPSSLVWLHLQSNQLKGELHLRIPPASQLTELSLANNSLSGSIPTSLCSDTRLEVLDLSGNRLSGSIPPCLLENISELDLSQNNISGSIPDNFPMDCRLQYLDLNNNTLEGKIPKSLERCERLEFMNVGNNNITDSFPCMLSSTWLLVLILHSNRFYGEVRCQNMSWPYLQILDISSNQFSGNLESINFSTWKTLMMLQSVVHSSILWYSLSVTLIMKGRNSEYHTIWSEFGIIDFSCNNFGGEIPNAIGDLTLLHQLNFSHNALNGSIPNSFGQLRNLESLDLSVNRLIGPIPVELAGLTFLSFLNLSYNKLVGEIPNGRQLQTFSTDSFKGNAGLCGFNLNISCSDSDDSDHLSPEEDENGEEKSEIEWEYVSSALGYVVGLGSIAWTLLCRRSFRERYFEKIEEIVDKIFYERARRRRHERRRKRVEMRKEIRRQQRS, encoded by the coding sequence ATGCTTCCAAAGTTGTTCTTCGTCATTTCTACACTAATTTCCTCCTTCATTTTCACTACTCATTCTTATAATACCCAATGTCTTCACCATCATAAAATCTTGTTGCTTCAACTCAAGGATGAGTTGAGCTTCAATTCTTCTCGTTCAACAAAATTGGTGCGATGGAATCAAAGTGATGAGTGCTGCAAGTGGCCCGGTGTGGACTGTGATGCTGCTGGCTACATCGTTAGTTTGCAGCTCGATAATGAGTCCATTATTTCTGGTGGAATCGCAGATTCATCGAGTCTGTTCAGACTTGTGCATCTGCAGAAGCTAAATCTAGCCCACAATTATTTCCACTACACTCCCATCCCGAAAGGTATTCACAATCTCACCTATTTGACACACTTGAATTTATCCCATGCTGGATTTGGTGGGCAGGTTCCAGCTGAAATTTCTTCCTTGAGGAGGTTGGTTAGTCTCGATATCTCCTATAATGATATATCTGTGAAACTGGAGATGCTTGTTCAAAATCTAACAGGGCTTCGAGAGCTCTATCTTGATGGTGCCAATGTTACTTCCTCTCATGAGAGGAGAAAATGGAGCCACATTATATCATCATATTTACCCAACCTCACTGCCTTGAGTTTGACTAGTTGTGGTTTGTCTGGGCCTTTAGATAAGTCCTTTGGGCAactccattccctttccatccTTCGACTAGATTTTAACCATCTTGGAACAGAACTTCCAGACTTGTTCGCCAATTTTCCAAGTTTGACCACTTTGTCTCTTTTTAACTGCCGTTTGAAGGGTTCGATTCCACCCACCTTTGCTAACCTAACCAACCTGATTGATCTAGAGTTGTCATATAACTCCCTCACTGGCTCACTTTCTTCTATGCTGTTTGAAGGTCTTTCCAATCTTGTTTATTTAGATTTGTCAAGTAATTCACTCTCTGGTAATATTCCCCACTCTCTCTTTGCTCTCCCTTCATTGTTGGAACTTCGTCTTAACTTCAATGAGTTTAATGGCACTTTGCAACTAGACAAATGTCAAAACCTTGCCAATCTAACCCGACTTGATCTATCTCACAATAGATTGTCAGTAGATGTTGGCAACCTCAATTCAACTTCATATGGAAGTCTCCAACTAAAAGTGTTAAGACTAGCTTCATGTAACTTGTCGCATTTTCCTAATTTCATCAAACATTTGGATATGGAAATAGTGGACCTCTCATACAATCGGATTGGTGGGGAGATACCTAGTTGGATTTGGGGAATACAACTTGGGGATTTGGACCTCTCTTTTAATCTTCTAACAGATCTGCAAAAGCCTTACCATATCCCTTCTTCTCTTGTATGGCTACACTTGCAGTCTAACCAGCTCAAGGGTGAGTTGCACCTGCGCATTCCACCTGCGTCTCAACTCACGGAGTTGTCTCTTGCTAATAACAGTTTAAGTGGATCGATTCCAACCTCACTTTGCAGTGATACGAGGCTCGAGGTTCTTGATTTGTCTGGCAATAGATTAAGTGGCAGCATACCCCCTTGCTTACTTGAAAACATTTCAGAGTTAGATCTAAGCCAAAACAACATCAGCGGTAGCATTCCAGATAATTTTCCTATGGATTGTAGGCTACAATATTTGGATCTTAACAATAATACTTTAGAAGGGAAAATCCCAAAGTCCCTTGAAAGATGTGAGCGGTTGGAGTTCATGAATGTTGGGAACAACAACATCACTGACAGTTTCCCGTGCATGCTATCATCCACGTGGTTGCTAGTTCTTATTTTGCACTCTAACAGATTCTATGGGGAAGTAAGATGTCAAAACATGAGCTGGCCATATCTCCAAATTCTTGATATATCTTCCAATCAGTTCAGCGGAAATCTGGAATCAATAAACTTTTCTACTTGGAAGACATTAATGATGCTACAGTCAGTTGTCCATTCCTCAATATTGTGGTATTCATTAAGCGTCACATTAATCATGAAAGGGAGAAATTCAGAGTATCACACGATTTGGTCAGAGTTTGGTATCATTGATTTCTCTTGCAATAATTTCGGCGGAGAGATACCAAATGCAATTGGAGATCTTACCTTACTTCATCAGCTCAACTTCTCCCACAATGCCCTCAATGGAAGCATCCCAAACTCATTTGGTCAGTTGAGGAATCTCGAATCACTCGACCTCTCTGTAAATCGACTCATCGGGCCAATACCAGTGGAGCTTGCAGGGCTCACATTCCTTTCATTCTTGAATCTGTCCTACAATAAGCTGGTTGGAGAGATCCCAAATGGGCGTCAGTTACAAACATTTTCAACTGATTCCTTCAAAGGGAATGCGGGGTTGTGTGGTTTCAATCTCAACATAAGCTGCAGTGATAGTGATGACAGTGATCATTTGTCGCCAGAAGAAGATGAAAACGGGGAAGAGAAGAGTGAGATCGAGTGGGAGTATGTATCTTCTGCGCTTGGTTATGTTGTGGGATTAGGAAGCATTGCATGGACGCTTTTATGCCGCAGAAGCTTCAGAGAAAGATATTTCGAGAAAATAGAAGAGATTGTTGACAAGATTTTCTACGAGAGAGCGAGGAGAAGAAGAcatgaaagaagaagaaaaagagtagagatgagaaaAGAGATTAGGAGACAGCAGAGAAGTTGA